A genomic window from Salvia miltiorrhiza cultivar Shanhuang (shh) chromosome 5, IMPLAD_Smil_shh, whole genome shotgun sequence includes:
- the LOC130985685 gene encoding zinc finger protein CONSTANS-LIKE 1-like encodes MKKCELCNKVARMYCESDEATLCWGCDLRVHTANFIVAKHTRTLLCHACQSPTPWTGSGPKLGPTVSVCEACVNGRARDGDDEDEENGDLALDDDDDSENQVVPLSLPPSLASASTSTSTSSCTTRDALSTPTTSYDVSQSSEDKSGAKKMRSWMWR; translated from the exons ATGAAGAAATGCGAGCTGTGCAACAAGGTCGCAAGAATGTACTGTGAATCCGATGAAGCAACGCTGTGCTGGGGTTGCGATTTGAGGGTTCACACAGCAAACTTTATTGTGGCCAAACACACACGAACTCTCCTCTGCCACGCCTGCCAGTCTCCAACCCCATGGACCGGCTCCGGCCCCAAACTCGGCCCCACTGTCTCTGTCTGTGAGGCCTGCGTCAATGGCCGCGCACGAGACGGtgatgatgaggatgaggaaaatggtgatctTGCTCttgatgatgacgatgataGTGAAAACCAAGTTGTGCCTTTGTCTTTACCGCCCTCTTTGGCTTCGGCTTCGACTTCGACTTCGACTTCTTCCTGCACCACAAGAGATGCTCTTTCCACACCTACAACTTCCTATGAT GTAAGTCAAAGTTCGGAAGACAAGAGTGGTGCTAAAAAGATGAGATCATGGATGTGGCGATAG